In Bacteroides coprosuis DSM 18011, the following are encoded in one genomic region:
- a CDS encoding hypothetical protein (KEGG: fnu:FN2117 hypothetical protein~SPTR: Phophatidylinositol-4-phosphate 5-kinase;~IMG reference gene:2504107091) gives MNQGLVIFSLVLLAAILLVLWLSQYKTVKEFYDTGEVRRIYRLKNNQKQGIEKVYYKSGELNKEKHWKHGVLIGKSVTYYRTGEKYIIDTYNSGNLVDTVILNTACNQAK, from the coding sequence ATGAACCAAGGTCTAGTTATATTTTCCTTAGTCTTATTGGCAGCTATTCTATTAGTATTATGGCTGAGTCAATATAAGACGGTAAAAGAATTTTACGATACGGGAGAAGTAAGACGAATATATCGCTTGAAAAACAATCAGAAACAGGGGATAGAAAAAGTCTATTATAAGTCTGGAGAACTCAATAAAGAAAAGCATTGGAAACATGGAGTTCTTATAGGTAAATCTGTTACGTACTATAGAACAGGTGAGAAATATATTATAGATACCTATAACTCTGGTAATCTAGTAGATACTGTTATCTTAAATACAGCTTGTAACCAAGCGAAGTAA
- a CDS encoding hypothetical protein (KEGG: mar:MAE_46730 hypothetical protein~SPTR: Putative uncharacterized protein;~IMG reference gene:2504107092) codes for MSDLLNKLTGKQALQDRKLAKEIKKTAQHKIDEYVTHTENLNAELNSAIENLAQVKLSALQDTLAHFLSLLRDLQENNPEVYRQLLKEIELDDASMARLILMDMKVHDISEAPLNKVAIATVACIGVPAFVKGAVDTYAVATSGTTLSSLAGSTDIHSILSYLVGGGILSTATLAATGALAIVSAGLLASQHYSNKLSKATEFKIEVDEACEKMEQSWGTMGEIKNLVCKASAVLSAIHQESKKELNYFEPIIPDFEVEHHYHLQRFKDMARWIKMMGLLAKTPLFDNQMNINKETDELLNQTEESLGVVAF; via the coding sequence ATGAGTGATTTATTGAATAAGCTTACTGGAAAACAAGCCTTGCAAGATAGAAAACTTGCTAAGGAGATAAAAAAAACAGCCCAACATAAAATTGATGAGTATGTAACTCATACTGAAAACTTGAATGCAGAACTTAATTCAGCCATCGAAAATCTGGCACAAGTTAAGTTGTCCGCCCTACAAGATACTCTGGCCCACTTCTTATCTCTATTAAGAGACTTACAAGAAAACAATCCCGAAGTATATCGTCAACTACTCAAAGAAATAGAGTTAGATGATGCTTCAATGGCTCGCTTGATATTAATGGATATGAAGGTACATGATATTAGCGAAGCCCCTTTAAATAAGGTAGCTATAGCGACTGTTGCTTGTATAGGTGTTCCTGCTTTTGTTAAAGGAGCTGTTGATACGTATGCCGTAGCAACATCAGGTACTACTTTGTCCTCTTTAGCTGGCTCAACCGATATCCATTCTATTTTATCTTATTTGGTAGGTGGAGGTATTCTTTCTACTGCAACATTGGCAGCAACAGGTGCTTTAGCTATTGTTTCTGCTGGTTTGTTGGCATCACAACACTATTCTAACAAATTATCTAAGGCTACCGAGTTCAAAATAGAAGTAGATGAGGCTTGTGAAAAGATGGAGCAGTCTTGGGGTACTATGGGCGAAATAAAGAACTTAGTATGCAAAGCAAGTGCTGTATTGAGTGCTATACACCAAGAAAGTAAGAAAGAGCTCAATTATTTTGAACCAATTATTCCAGACTTTGAAGTAGAACATCATTATCACTTACAGCGATTCAAAGATATGGCTAGGTGGATTAAGATGATGGGTTTATTGGCTAAAACTCCTTTATTTGATAATCAAATGAATATCAATAAAGAAACTGATGAGCTATTAAATCAAACAGAAGAAAGTCTAGGAGTAGTAGCTTTTTAA
- a CDS encoding hypothetical protein (KEGG: lby:Lbys_2826 hypothetical protein~SPTR: Putative uncharacterized protein;~IMG reference gene:2504107093): protein MRIYSYKNILLSTIALSGIILSSCKPAQNTITKTYSQFSELDDPSKSSVEPWTSTPEGLNISYVSIDKKYYKSEEPKIGEYQTTHRITGWKGEKVSSQILLWSTQSVEEVEISISSFQSPHHNLPASIAELRFVRYVMTDEFGEGCGYRQPEDFAASLAPDMLDNITTMDIESNTVRPIWITVNIPHGTPAGLYSSSITIHSKDAKDKTLAFELEVTNETLPAPNKWTYHLDLWQHPAAVARVQDIELWSDAHFEALKPVMKMLADAGQKVITTTLNKDPWNNQCYDTYADMITWTKNEDDSWTYDYTIFDKWVSLMMELGINKMINCYSVVPWNNELHYQDAASGERVTIQANPGSDLFNKVWHHFFTDFKAHLAEKGWLKITNIAMDERTPKEMEATIEMLQKEAPELGISYADNQKSYKKYPFIKEISLAAGAKFEQEDIQKRKEEGLITTYYVCCSDAFPNTFTFSEPAEAVYAGWYALASGLDGFLRWAYNSWVENPLTDSRFRTWPAGDTYIVYPDARSSIRFERLIEGIQDVEKIKILQTKLKSNPSKKNNALLEELQQTLAAFTIHPEQDYVELLNKGKALLNRITKELDK, encoded by the coding sequence ATGCGCATTTATTCATACAAAAATATTCTCCTCTCAACAATAGCTTTATCTGGTATCATTTTGTCAAGTTGTAAACCAGCTCAAAATACAATTACCAAAACATATAGTCAGTTTTCGGAACTAGATGATCCTAGTAAATCTTCAGTAGAACCTTGGACATCTACACCCGAGGGTTTAAATATATCTTATGTTTCTATTGACAAGAAATATTACAAATCAGAAGAACCTAAAATTGGTGAATACCAAACTACACATCGCATAACAGGATGGAAAGGAGAAAAGGTTTCTTCTCAAATTTTGCTATGGAGTACGCAATCTGTAGAAGAAGTAGAGATAAGTATAAGTAGCTTTCAATCTCCACATCATAATTTACCAGCTTCTATTGCTGAACTCCGTTTTGTAAGATATGTAATGACTGATGAATTTGGAGAAGGCTGTGGATACCGTCAACCAGAAGACTTTGCAGCTTCACTGGCTCCAGATATGCTTGACAATATTACAACTATGGATATAGAGAGTAATACTGTACGCCCGATATGGATTACGGTGAATATTCCTCATGGCACACCAGCCGGACTCTACTCCTCTTCTATAACGATACATTCAAAAGACGCAAAAGATAAAACCTTGGCTTTTGAACTAGAGGTAACCAATGAAACTCTACCTGCACCTAATAAATGGACCTACCATTTAGACTTATGGCAACACCCTGCTGCTGTGGCCCGAGTTCAAGATATAGAACTATGGAGTGATGCTCACTTTGAAGCATTAAAACCTGTGATGAAGATGTTGGCAGATGCTGGACAAAAAGTAATTACAACCACATTAAATAAAGACCCCTGGAATAACCAATGTTATGATACCTACGCGGACATGATTACTTGGACTAAAAATGAAGATGATAGTTGGACTTATGACTATACTATTTTTGACAAATGGGTAAGCTTAATGATGGAGCTAGGTATCAATAAAATGATTAATTGTTATTCTGTAGTTCCGTGGAATAATGAATTGCACTATCAAGATGCTGCATCGGGTGAAAGGGTAACTATACAAGCAAACCCTGGATCGGATCTATTTAATAAGGTATGGCACCACTTCTTTACCGACTTTAAAGCTCATTTAGCAGAAAAGGGTTGGTTGAAGATTACTAATATTGCAATGGATGAACGCACTCCTAAAGAAATGGAGGCAACAATAGAAATGCTACAAAAAGAAGCGCCCGAACTAGGAATATCCTATGCAGACAACCAAAAAAGTTACAAGAAATATCCATTCATAAAAGAAATAAGCTTGGCTGCTGGTGCTAAGTTTGAACAAGAAGATATTCAAAAAAGAAAGGAAGAAGGACTTATCACTACTTATTATGTGTGCTGCTCTGATGCATTCCCCAATACGTTTACTTTTTCAGAACCCGCCGAAGCAGTTTATGCGGGTTGGTATGCTTTAGCATCTGGGCTAGACGGATTCCTACGTTGGGCATACAATTCATGGGTTGAAAACCCGTTGACAGACTCTCGATTTAGAACTTGGCCTGCTGGAGACACTTACATTGTCTATCCAGATGCAAGAAGTTCTATTCGCTTTGAAAGATTAATTGAGGGAATCCAAGATGTAGAAAAGATCAAAATTCTTCAGACTAAACTAAAAAGCAATCCAAGTAAAAAGAATAATGCTTTATTAGAGGAACTCCAGCAAACGCTAGCTGCATTTACTATTCACCCAGAACAAGATTATGTAGAACTGCTCAATAAAGGAAAAGCATTATTAAATAGAATAACTAAAGAATTGGATAAGTAA
- a CDS encoding formate acetyltransferase (COGs: COG1882 Pyruvate-formate lyase~InterPro IPR005949:IPR004184:IPR001150~KEGG: str:Sterm_2718 formate acetyltransferase~PFAM: Pyruvate formate-lyase, PFL; Formate C-acetyltransferase glycine radical~PRIAM: Formate C-acetyltransferase~SPTR: Formate acetyltransferase;~TIGRFAM: Formate acetyltransferase~IMG reference gene:2504107094~PFAM: Glycine radical; Pyruvate formate lyase~TIGRFAM: formate acetyltransferase 1): MNAYKGFKCGKWVDEIDVNNFILENYTEYTGNESFLAGPTEATTKLWSLLTEMFKEEKQRGVYDAETRIPSQIDSYGAGYLDKDLEKIVGVQTDKPLKRAIFPNGGLRMVKQSLEEYGYELDPQTEEVFTKYRKTHNDGVFAAYTASVRNARSNAIITGLPDAYGRGRIIGDYRRVALYGVDRLIQQRKDYFANTDPVELDEEKIRSREELTDQINALKALKRMAAAYGFDISKPAETAQEAIQWTYFAYLGAIKDQNGAAMSLGRTSTFLDIFIERDIQNGVITEEEAQEMMDHFIMKLRMVRFLRTPEYDELFSGDPVWVTESIGGMTKDGKSLVTKNSFRILHTLYNLGPSPEPNLTVLWSESLPENWKKYCAKVSIDTSSLQYENDDLMRAQLGQDYGIACCVSPMEIGKQMQFFGARANLPKALLYTINGGKDERTKAQVTPTTFEKVTGEYLDFDEVWTKFDKMLDWIAETYVKALNVIHYMHDKYSYEALEMALHDLDVHRTQAFGIAGISIVADSFAAMKYGRVRVVRDESGDAIDYVVEKEYVPYGNNDDNTDQFAVTIVKMFMDKIRSHKMYRNATPTQSVLTITSNVVYGKKTGNTPDGRRAGEPFGPGANPMHGRDTRGAVASLSSVAKLPFEDANDGISYTFAITPNTLGQNADEKKENLVNLMDGYFNQTGQHLNVNVFDRDLLIDAMEHPENYPQLTIRVSGYAVNFVKLTREQQLDVINRTITTKF; this comes from the coding sequence ATGAATGCTTATAAAGGTTTTAAGTGTGGTAAATGGGTAGATGAGATTGATGTGAATAACTTCATTCTTGAAAACTATACCGAATACACTGGAAACGAATCTTTTTTGGCAGGCCCTACTGAAGCAACAACTAAACTTTGGTCTCTACTAACAGAAATGTTTAAAGAGGAAAAACAAAGAGGAGTTTATGATGCTGAAACCCGAATTCCATCCCAAATTGACAGTTATGGTGCTGGATACCTAGACAAAGACTTAGAAAAAATTGTAGGTGTGCAGACTGACAAACCTCTTAAAAGAGCCATTTTTCCCAATGGTGGTTTAAGAATGGTTAAACAAAGTCTTGAGGAGTATGGTTACGAACTAGATCCCCAAACAGAAGAGGTTTTTACAAAATATCGTAAAACTCACAACGATGGTGTTTTCGCTGCATATACAGCTAGTGTTAGAAATGCTAGAAGTAATGCAATTATCACTGGTCTTCCTGATGCTTATGGACGTGGTCGTATTATTGGTGACTACCGTCGTGTAGCTCTTTATGGAGTAGATCGTTTGATACAACAAAGAAAAGATTACTTTGCTAATACTGATCCTGTAGAGCTGGACGAAGAGAAAATTCGTTCACGTGAAGAGCTTACTGATCAGATAAATGCTTTAAAAGCACTAAAACGTATGGCTGCTGCTTATGGATTTGATATTTCAAAACCAGCAGAAACAGCTCAAGAAGCTATCCAATGGACATACTTTGCTTACTTAGGTGCTATTAAAGATCAGAATGGTGCGGCTATGAGCCTTGGTCGTACTTCTACATTCCTTGATATTTTCATTGAAAGAGACATTCAGAATGGTGTTATAACCGAAGAAGAAGCTCAAGAAATGATGGACCATTTCATCATGAAGCTTCGTATGGTGCGTTTCTTACGTACTCCAGAATACGATGAGCTATTCTCTGGTGATCCAGTGTGGGTTACTGAGTCTATTGGTGGTATGACTAAAGATGGTAAGTCTTTGGTTACTAAAAATAGCTTCCGTATCCTTCATACATTATATAATTTAGGCCCATCTCCAGAGCCAAACTTAACTGTTCTTTGGAGTGAGAGTCTTCCTGAAAACTGGAAGAAATATTGTGCTAAGGTTTCTATTGATACTTCATCATTACAATACGAAAATGACGACTTAATGCGTGCTCAGTTAGGTCAGGATTATGGTATTGCTTGTTGTGTATCTCCTATGGAAATCGGAAAACAAATGCAGTTCTTTGGTGCTCGTGCCAACTTACCTAAAGCTCTTCTTTATACCATCAATGGCGGTAAAGACGAACGCACTAAAGCTCAAGTTACACCTACAACTTTTGAGAAAGTTACTGGTGAGTATCTTGACTTTGATGAAGTGTGGACTAAGTTTGACAAGATGCTTGATTGGATTGCTGAGACTTATGTGAAAGCTCTAAATGTTATTCATTACATGCACGATAAGTACTCTTATGAAGCACTAGAAATGGCTCTTCATGATCTAGATGTACATCGTACTCAAGCTTTCGGTATTGCTGGTATTTCTATTGTGGCAGACTCTTTTGCTGCTATGAAATATGGTAGAGTGAGAGTGGTAAGAGACGAGAGCGGCGATGCAATCGATTACGTTGTTGAAAAAGAGTACGTACCTTATGGTAACAACGATGATAATACAGACCAATTTGCAGTTACTATCGTAAAAATGTTTATGGATAAGATCAGAAGTCATAAAATGTATAGAAACGCAACACCAACTCAGTCTGTTTTAACGATCACATCCAACGTGGTATATGGAAAGAAGACAGGAAATACTCCTGATGGTCGTAGAGCAGGTGAACCTTTTGGTCCTGGTGCCAATCCTATGCACGGGCGTGATACTCGTGGAGCTGTAGCTTCTTTATCTTCTGTTGCAAAACTTCCTTTTGAAGATGCAAATGATGGTATCTCATATACGTTCGCAATTACTCCTAATACTTTAGGTCAGAATGCAGATGAGAAAAAAGAAAATCTAGTAAACTTGATGGATGGATACTTCAACCAAACAGGACAACACCTTAACGTTAACGTATTCGATCGTGATTTGCTGATTGACGCTATGGAACATCCCGAAAATTATCCACAGCTTACTATCCGTGTTTCAGGATATGCAGTAAACTTTGTGAAACTAACGAGAGAACAACAACTTGATGTAATCAATAGAACGATTACGACTAAGTTCTAA
- a CDS encoding pyruvate formate-lyase activating enzyme (COGs: COG1180 Pyruvate-formate lyase-activating enzyme~InterPro IPR012838:IPR007197:IPR006638~KEGG: smf:Smon_0297 pyruvate formate-lyase activating enzyme~PFAM: Radical SAM~PRIAM: [Formate-C-acetyltransferase]-activating enzyme~SMART: Elongator protein 3/MiaB/NifB~SPTR: Pyruvate formate-lyase 1-activating enzyme;~TIGRFAM: Pyruvate formate-lyase activating~IMG reference gene:2504107095~PFAM: Radical SAM superfamily~TIGRFAM: pyruvate formate-lyase 1-activating enzyme): MVKGLIHSFESFGTKDGPGIRFVLFLQGCPLRCLFCHNPDTWLGKDYKMELTVDEAFAEIQKVKGFIKKGGVTISGGEPLMQADFIYELFEKCKEAGIHTAVDTSGFIQTKRVKEVLELTDLVLLDVKHIDPDKYKALTSKPLQPTLDFLNYLDEINKSVWIRYVLIPGYTDAEDDLHNWCKEMVKHKNIQRIDLLPFHQMGQHKWEQMGLQYKLKDIVPPTNEQISKAEEIILSYNLPLALRA, from the coding sequence ATGGTAAAAGGTTTAATACATTCGTTTGAGTCCTTTGGGACAAAAGATGGTCCAGGTATTCGGTTTGTTCTGTTTTTACAGGGTTGTCCTTTGCGTTGCCTTTTTTGTCATAACCCCGATACTTGGCTAGGTAAAGACTATAAAATGGAGCTAACTGTAGATGAGGCTTTTGCTGAAATACAGAAGGTAAAGGGTTTTATTAAAAAGGGAGGAGTTACTATTTCGGGCGGGGAACCGCTCATGCAGGCCGACTTTATTTACGAGCTATTTGAGAAATGCAAAGAAGCTGGTATTCATACTGCAGTAGATACATCGGGTTTTATACAAACAAAACGTGTAAAAGAAGTATTGGAGTTAACCGATTTAGTTCTACTAGATGTAAAGCATATTGATCCTGATAAATATAAGGCATTAACGAGTAAACCTCTTCAACCAACTCTCGACTTTTTAAATTATCTTGATGAGATCAATAAATCGGTGTGGATAAGATATGTACTGATTCCTGGTTATACAGATGCTGAAGATGATCTTCATAACTGGTGTAAGGAGATGGTGAAGCATAAAAATATCCAGCGTATTGATTTATTACCTTTTCATCAGATGGGACAGCATAAATGGGAACAGATGGGACTTCAATATAAGCTAAAAGATATTGTTCCTCCCACTAATGAGCAGATTAGTAAAGCTGAAGAAATCATTCTTAGTTACAATTTGCCTTTAGCCCTAAGAGCATAA
- a CDS encoding 2,3-bisphosphoglycerate-dependent phosphoglycerate mutase (COGs: COG0588 Phosphoglycerate mutase 1~HAMAP: Phosphoglycerate mutase 1~InterPro IPR005952:IPR013078~KEGG: bfs:BF3091 phosphoglyceromutase~PFAM: Histidine phosphatase superfamily, clade-1~PRIAM: Bisphosphoglycerate mutase~SMART: Histidine phosphatase superfamily, clade-1~SPTR: Putative 2,3-bisphosphoglycerate-dependent phosphoglycerate mutase;~TIGRFAM: Phosphoglycerate mutase 1~IMG reference gene:2504107096~PFAM: Phosphoglycerate mutase family~TIGRFAM: phosphoglycerate mutase, BPG-dependent, family 1): MKKIVLLRHGQSTWNKENKFTGWMNVDLSEQGVEEAKKAGKLLKEANFHFDKAYTSYLKRAIKTLNVTLDVMDQDWIPVEKSWRLNEKHYGALQGLNKSETAVKYGDEQVHIWRRSYDIAPAALEKNDDRSPFIDPRYQDVPSDYLPLTESLKETIERIMPYWECEIYPALKKCDQILVAAHGNSLRGIIKHLKGISDEAISELNLPTAVPYVFEFDDDLKLTKDYFLGDPEEIKKLMESVANQGKSK; this comes from the coding sequence ATGAAAAAGATAGTTTTGTTACGCCATGGACAAAGTACATGGAATAAAGAAAATAAATTTACAGGATGGATGAATGTAGATCTATCCGAACAAGGAGTGGAAGAAGCTAAAAAAGCTGGTAAATTGCTGAAAGAAGCCAATTTCCATTTCGATAAAGCCTATACTTCCTACCTAAAGAGAGCCATAAAAACATTAAATGTAACTCTCGATGTGATGGATCAAGACTGGATACCAGTAGAGAAATCATGGAGGCTCAACGAGAAGCATTATGGTGCATTACAAGGTTTGAATAAATCGGAAACAGCAGTTAAGTATGGTGACGAGCAGGTACATATCTGGAGAAGAAGTTATGATATTGCTCCAGCAGCACTAGAGAAAAATGATGATAGAAGTCCGTTTATAGATCCTAGATATCAAGATGTACCTTCTGATTATCTTCCACTTACAGAGTCATTAAAAGAAACGATTGAACGTATTATGCCTTATTGGGAGTGTGAAATTTATCCAGCTCTTAAAAAGTGCGATCAGATACTTGTAGCAGCTCATGGAAATAGTTTGAGAGGTATTATCAAGCATTTAAAAGGTATTTCAGATGAAGCTATTTCCGAATTAAATCTACCTACAGCTGTACCTTATGTTTTTGAATTTGATGATGATTTGAAGCTAACCAAAGATTATTTCTTAGGAGATCCTGAAGAAATTAAAAAGCTAATGGAATCGGTAGCTAATCAAGGGAAAAGCAAATAA
- a CDS encoding YceI family protein (COGs: COG2353 conserved hypothetical protein~InterPro IPR007372~KEGG: gfo:GFO_0503 membrane or secreted YceI-like family protein~PFAM: Lipid/polyisoprenoid-binding, YceI-like~SMART: Lipid/polyisoprenoid-binding, YceI-like~SPTR: Membrane or secreted YceI-like family protein;~IMG reference gene:2504107097~PFAM: YceI-like domain) codes for MKQKPLFVLVAALGLAACGSGNKQKPIEATDAKEVATATQQTLRIDPATSVINWAGHKVGGSHHGVLSLTSGNLSIDKDQLLSGTFIIDMNSIVDKDLTDGKLNDMLVNHLKSADFFDVEKYPEASFQITSTTLLSDNYYQIEGNLKMKEETKNITFNATITLENDIYTAVTDTFAIDRTQWGVNYGSKNIFKDLKDKIIEDNMDVQIVITAK; via the coding sequence ATGAAACAAAAACCCTTATTCGTATTAGTTGCAGCTCTAGGTTTAGCTGCTTGTGGGTCGGGAAATAAACAAAAACCGATCGAAGCAACTGATGCCAAAGAAGTTGCAACAGCTACCCAACAAACTCTTCGTATAGATCCAGCTACATCTGTAATAAACTGGGCGGGTCATAAAGTTGGTGGTAGCCATCATGGTGTTTTATCACTTACATCGGGTAATTTATCAATAGACAAAGACCAACTTCTATCAGGTACTTTTATCATTGATATGAACTCTATTGTAGATAAAGACTTAACAGATGGTAAATTGAACGATATGCTCGTAAATCATCTCAAGAGTGCCGACTTCTTTGATGTTGAAAAGTATCCTGAAGCATCATTCCAAATCACAAGTACTACCCTATTATCTGATAATTACTATCAGATTGAAGGTAACCTAAAGATGAAGGAAGAAACTAAGAATATCACATTTAATGCTACGATTACTCTGGAAAACGATATTTACACAGCAGTGACAGATACTTTTGCCATTGACCGTACCCAATGGGGTGTCAACTATGGTTCTAAAAATATTTTTAAAGATTTAAAGGATAAAATTATTGAAGACAACATGGACGTGCAAATTGTAATCACTGCCAAATAA
- a CDS encoding cobalamin B12-binding domain protein (COGs: COG1032 Fe-S oxidoreductase~InterPro IPR006158:IPR007197:IPR006638~KEGG: bmq:BMQ_1236 cobalamin binding domain protein~PFAM: Cobalamin (vitamin B12)-binding; Radical SAM~SMART: Elongator protein 3/MiaB/NifB~SPTR: Radical SAM domain protein;~IMG reference gene:2504107098~PFAM: Radical SAM superfamily; B12 binding domain) — MKFVLSTLNAKYIHTSLALRWLYVANKDKFNVSYIEFVIKENINSVAQQLIETDCDVLGLSVSIWNVRQTQTLIQLLKEKKPELIIFVGGPEVTYEPEFFLENWEIDYVISGEGEFVSGQLFEALQQGIREVDIPGVSYIGHISRTIVQADIEKLILLDSPYQLEEDKEALINRVVYLETSRGCPYQCQYCLSSLEKGVRYFPKEYIYDNLSYLIQSDAKLIKFLDRTFNLNKTHTYNVFNFLIENYRPNLSCQFEIYADLLDDEKIAFLNNNLPKDYFRFEIGIQSTYEPTNLEVKRRQDFDLLSKNIKLLMEGGKIDLHLDLIAGLPFETYERFKKSFNDVFALGAKEVQLGFLKMLRGTNLRRNAAKYGYKYDELPPYEIEYSDSISAEEITLIHNAEEALDRYWNSGRFDRSLTFVFENFYPNRYFEFFEELYNFYSAKNFPRFGYQLEDLFAVLQEFLTTKGIDIFPLLRDDYYDNYTLRPHGFWQDKMSKKEKKQLVQKIIHDESFLTQNKLTAQQIEKYSTIDVIDEQTLLLTLFHVRENKKTPHPRIKYILNS; from the coding sequence ATGAAATTTGTTCTATCTACTCTCAACGCAAAATATATACATACCTCCTTAGCCCTAAGATGGCTCTATGTTGCTAATAAAGATAAATTTAATGTTTCATATATTGAATTTGTCATTAAAGAAAATATCAACTCTGTAGCACAACAACTTATCGAAACCGATTGTGATGTGCTAGGCTTGAGCGTTTCTATCTGGAATGTAAGGCAAACTCAAACTCTTATACAACTCCTAAAAGAAAAAAAGCCCGAGCTTATCATCTTTGTAGGTGGACCAGAAGTAACCTACGAACCTGAGTTCTTCTTAGAGAACTGGGAGATTGATTATGTAATAAGTGGTGAGGGAGAGTTTGTATCGGGTCAGCTATTTGAGGCCCTACAGCAGGGTATTAGAGAGGTTGATATTCCTGGAGTATCTTATATCGGACACATCAGTCGAACAATAGTACAGGCAGATATTGAAAAGTTGATATTACTAGATTCTCCTTATCAACTAGAGGAAGATAAGGAGGCTCTTATCAATAGAGTAGTTTATTTAGAAACCTCACGAGGCTGCCCCTACCAATGCCAATACTGTCTTTCTTCCTTAGAAAAGGGAGTTCGATACTTCCCCAAAGAGTATATTTATGATAACCTCTCCTACCTTATTCAAAGTGATGCCAAGCTAATCAAGTTTTTGGATAGAACATTCAACTTGAATAAAACGCATACCTACAATGTATTCAATTTCCTAATAGAAAACTATCGTCCCAATCTAAGCTGTCAGTTTGAAATCTATGCTGATTTACTTGATGATGAGAAGATTGCTTTCTTAAACAATAATCTACCCAAAGATTATTTCCGCTTTGAGATAGGAATTCAATCTACCTACGAGCCAACCAATCTGGAAGTAAAACGCCGACAGGATTTTGATCTTTTATCCAAAAACATCAAGTTACTAATGGAGGGTGGGAAAATAGACTTACACCTTGATCTCATTGCAGGATTGCCTTTTGAAACTTACGAACGCTTCAAAAAATCTTTTAATGATGTTTTTGCTTTAGGAGCTAAAGAAGTTCAGCTTGGCTTTCTGAAGATGTTGAGAGGTACAAACCTACGCAGAAATGCAGCTAAGTACGGCTATAAGTATGACGAGCTACCTCCTTATGAAATAGAATACAGTGATTCTATCTCTGCCGAAGAGATTACGCTAATTCATAATGCAGAAGAAGCCTTAGACAGATATTGGAATAGTGGCAGATTTGATCGCTCACTCACTTTTGTTTTTGAAAACTTCTATCCAAATAGATACTTTGAATTCTTTGAAGAACTTTACAATTTCTATTCAGCAAAGAATTTCCCTCGTTTTGGGTACCAATTGGAAGACTTATTTGCTGTATTGCAAGAATTCTTAACAACCAAAGGTATTGATATTTTTCCTCTTCTACGAGATGATTATTATGATAATTACACCTTACGTCCTCATGGTTTTTGGCAAGATAAGATGAGTAAGAAAGAGAAAAAACAGCTAGTACAAAAAATCATTCATGATGAAAGCTTCCTAACCCAAAATAAACTGACTGCTCAGCAAATTGAAAAATACTCTACAATAGATGTGATTGATGAGCAAACCTTACTCCTTACTCTATTCCACGTGAGAGAAAATAAAAAAACACCACACCCTAGAATAAAATATATACTGAATTCATAA